From the genome of Streptomyces sp. WZ-12:
CCACAGGTTCTCCGCGAGGGCGTTGTCGTAGCTGTCCCCGACGGAGCCCATGGACGCGTCAACTCCTGCCCGCATGTCAATCCCCTGGAAACGTGGAGGACTTCCTTATGCTGCTCGGTCTTCCTGGTGCGCCCGCATCCGGGCTTCGGTGATCGTCCGTTCGAACTCCACCGGGGGCAGTCCGCCGGCGGCGCTGTGCCTGCGGCGGGTGTTGAAGAAGTCCGTGATCCATGTGGCGATCTTCAGTCGGGCCCCGGCACGGGTGGCGAAGCGGTGCCGGTGGATGTATTCGACCTTGATCGAGGAGTGGAAGGATTCGGCGGCCGCGTTGTCCAGGGCCGAGCCCACGCGCCCCATGGACTGCACCACACCCAGCCGGTCACACAGGCTGTTGTACGTCTCGCTGGTGTATTCCGACCCGCGGTCCGAGTGGAAGATCACGCCGTCCACGGCGCCACCCCGTGTCGCGGCGGCCATCTGCAGCGACACGCTGACCAGGGCTGCATCGTGCCGCTCACCCATCGCGTAGCCGAGCACCCGGCGCGAGAACGCGTCATGGACGGAGGAGAGGTAGAGCTTGCCCTCGCCCGTTTCGATCTCCGTCATATCGCCCCACCACAACACGTCCGGGGCGATCGCGTCGAAGCGACGAAGCACCAGGTCACGGGCTGCTTTCCGCTTGCCCTGACGGGGCAGGTTCTTCCGTCGGCGCGGGGGTTTGCGGCCCTGGAGCCCGAGCTCGGCCAGCCCCTGGGCGACAGTGTTCACCGAGACCTGCCAGCCCTCGGCCCACAGGTCCAGCGTGATCCTCGGCGAACCGTACGTATTCCCCGACGCGTTGAAGAAGTGGGTGACCCTCTCGGCCAAAGCCGCGCGTCTGACCTCGCGTTTCGTCGGTTCCGACGGACGGCGGCACCACTTGTAGAACCAGGACTCGGACACCCCGAGCGCTCGGCAAGACACGGCGTGCGGGACGTGGTGCTCGGTCCGCTGGCCGGCGATGAAGCCCGCAACCGTCACTTCGTCGCCTCCTTCACCCAGAGGACCACGGAACGCTTGAGGACATCACGCTCCATGACCTTCCCCTCGTAGTGTGGAGGCGTGGCTGAAGGGGAAGTTGAGGATCATGGGTGGGAAGCGACGGTCGTATGACGCGCCGTTTCGTGAGGGTGCGGTGCGGATCGTGCTGGAGACCGGGAAGCCGGCCGCAGAGGTTGCGCGGGACCTGGGCGTGCACGAGGGCACGCTGCAGACCTGGGTCCACCGGGCCAAGGTCCGCGCGGCCGCGGAAGCATCGGGCGGTCTGAACGAGTCCGAACGCGGGGAACTGCGCCGGCTGCGTGAGGAGAACCGGCAGTTGCGCAAGGAGAACAGCGAGATCGGGATGGAGCGTGATGTCCTCAAGCGTTCCGTGGTCCTCTGGGTGAAGGAGGCGACGAAGTGACGGTTGCGGGCTTCATCGCCGGCCAGCGGACCGAGCACCACGTCCCGCACGCCGTGTCTTGCCGAGCGCTCGGGGTGTCCGAGTCCTGGTTCTACAAGTGGTGCCGCCGTCCGTCGGAACCGACGAAACGCGAGGTCAGACGCGCGGCTTTGGCCGAGAGGGTCACCCACTTCTTCAACGCGTCGGGGAATACGTACGGTTCGCCGAGGATCACGCTGGACCTGTGGGCCGAGGGCTGGCAGGTCTCGGTGAACACTGTCGCCCAGGTGCTGGCCGAGCTCGGGCTCCAGGGCCGCAAACCCCCGCGCCGACGGAAGAACCTGACCCGTCAGGGCAAGCGGAAAGCAGCCCGTGACCTGGTGCTTCGTCGCTTCGACGCGATCGCCCCGGACGTGTTGTGGTGGGGCGATATGACGGAGATCGAAACGGGCGAGGGCAAGCTCTACCTCTCCTCCGTCCATGACGCGTTCTCGCGCCGGGTGCTCGGCTACGCGATGGGTGAGCGGCACGATGCAGCCCTGGTCAGCGTGTCGCTGCAGATGGCCGCCGCGACACGGGGTGGCGCCGTGGACGGCGTGATCTTCCACTCGGACCGCGGGTCGGAATACACCAGCGAGACGTACAACAGCCTGTGTGACCGGCTGGGTGTGGTGCAGTCCATGGGGCGCGTGGGCTCGGCCCTGGACAACGCGGCCGCCGAATCCTTCCACTCCTCGATCAAGGTCGAATACATCCACCGGCACCGCTTCGCCACCCGTGCCGGGGCCCGACTGAAGATCGCCACATGGATCACGGACTTCTTCAACACCCGCCGCAGGCACAGCGCCGCCGGCGGACTGCCCCCGGTGGAGTTCGAACGGACGATCACCGAAGCCCGGATGCGGGCGCACCAGGAAGACCGAGCAGCATAAGGAAGTCCTCCACGTTTCCAGGGGATTGACACTTCAATCGCTCACACACCGTGATGATGTGATGGGTCCGTGCTGCGGTGATGTCCACGGTCCGGCCGGGCAGTGCGGGCGAATACCAGATCACCTCTCCAGCCGGATCGGTGACGGCCTGGATGTTCACACCGTGGCGTCTGGCCTTGCCGGAGTAGTTGCGTTGGCCGTCGCCGACCCGGTCGCACTCGGCGATGGTGCCGTCCACCAGGACGTATTCCGGCTTGGCTTTCCGTAGCGCCCCGGTCAGGGACGGTGCCCGGCCTGCGAGGAGCGCCGTCACGCTGTGCACGTAGGCGTGGGCGGTGGCTTCGCTGATCCCGAAACCAGCGGCGATCTTCGCGAGGGTGGTGTGCTCCCGCAGGTAGACCAGCGCCACCAGGGCCCGTCCCGACGGGCGGAGCTTGCAGCGGCGGTCACCCTCCTGGGTGACGATGAGCATGGTGACCCACTCCACGAGCGTGTGCGGTAGGTCCAGTGCGCAAGGATAGGTAACCAACGAGGCTCTCTGGCTGGCGAGTTGAGACGTGAGACATCTTGCTCAACAGTCCGAGGGCCTCGCCTGTCACGGGTTGACCTCTGTCACCCGATCAGTGGCAGGGCTGAAGAAGCTCACTCTATTTTCGTGTCAGACCCACGAGGGGAAGGCCATCGGTGTGTGGGGGTGGTGAAGTGGATGGTGATGGTGAGGCCGCCGTCGGGGTTGGCTTCGGCTGTCACGTGGGCTTGGTGCGCTTGGGCGATGTTGGCCACGATGGACAGGCCGAGGCCGGCGCCTTCACCGGTGGCTTTGCGGCGTTCGGCAAGTCGGTGGAAGGGCTCGAAGAGGCGGGGCACAACGTCGGCCGGGATGACGGGGCCAGTGTTGGCGACGGTCAGGTTCTCGGGGCTGGTGCGGATGGTGACGTGTCCGGTGGGGTGGTTGTAGCGCACGGCGTTGTCGATGAGGTTGTGTACGAGTTGTTCGAGCAGGATCGGGTCGCCTTCGATGTGCAGGGGCTGGGTCTGAAGGTCGAGGGCGACTTGGTGGTCACGGGCTGTGGGGGCTGTGTGGTGGCATACCTGCGTGGTGATTTGATCCAGGCGTACCGGGTCGTGGCGTTCGAGGCCGCGGTCGGATGTGGCGAGCAGGAGCAGGCCGTCGATGAGGTGGGTGCTGTGTTCGCTGATGCGGATCAGTTCCTGGCGGATGTCGGCGATGTGGTCGGGGCCGGGGGTGCCGGCGAGGCCGATCTCGGCTGCGGCCCGTTGCTGGGCCAAGGGGGTGCGCAGTTCGTGTGCGGCGTTGGCGGCGAAGCGGCGTTGTGCGGTGATGAGTTGTTCCATGCGGTCGAGCATGTCGTCGAAGGTGTCGGCGAGGCGTTTGAGTTCTCCGGGCGGTGCGTCGAGGGCGATGCGTTCGTGGAGGGTGGCGCTGGACAGTTGCCGGGCTTGTTCGGTGATGGCAGCGACGGGGCGCAGGATGCGGCCGGAGATCCACCAGGACAGGGCGATGGAGAGGGCGGCGAAGACGGCAAGTGCGATCAGGCAGACGGTCAGCAGCTGGTGCAGGGCGGTTTGTTCGATGGTGGCGGCGAGGTTTTCTGCGGAGCCGTGGCGGTGGACTCGCGTGGGTGACGGTCCCGTGGGAGGGGGCGCCGTGTCGTTGACGACGTCGGCTGTGGTGATCGCCCCGTAGATCTTGTTGTAGAAGCCTCGGCGCAGGAGCACGTACACCAGGGTGATCAGGCCGCCCTGAGCAAGGAGGAGCAGTGTGGCGTACAGGGCGGTGAGCCGCAGTCGTTCGGCTGCCTGGTGTTGTCGGCGTTTCATGGTCCGTCCTGGGGGGCGGCGGTGATGCGGTAGCCGGCGCCGGGGACGGTTTCGATCACCGGTGGGTCGCCGAGTTTGGTGCGTAGGCGGCTGAGGGTGACGCGGACGGCGGCGCTGTCGTAGCCGATGCCCTCCTGCCAGACCTCTTCGATCAGGTCCTCGCGGCTGACGGCGGCGCCTTCGGCTCGCATGAGGGTTTCCAGGACGGCGAATTCCTTGGGGGTGAGTTGCAGGGGGCGGCCTGTGCGGGTGGCGTGGCGGGCGGTGGTGTCCAGGCGGATCCCCGCGCGCTGGAGGACGGGGGGCAGTGCCGGGCGTGCGCGTCGGCCGAGGGCCAGCACGCGGGCGAGGAGTTCCTCGTAGGCGAAGGGTTTGCTGAGGTAGTCGTCAGCGCCCAGGCCAAAGCCGGCGACCTTCTCGTGCAGGGCTGTGGAGGCGGTGAGCATGAGGATGCGGGTGAGCAGCCCCTGGGCGATCACGCGGCGGCACACTTCGTCGCCGTGCAGTCCGGGCAGGTCCCGGTCCAGGATCATCACGTCGTAGGCGGCGAAGGTGAGCTTGTCCATGGCCTGAAGGCCGTCTGGGGCGACGTCGACGGCCAGGTGTTCCCGGCGGAGTCCGTCGGCGATCATCCGGGCCAGGAACGCATCGTCTTCCACCACGAGTACGCGCATATCACCTTTTGTACCCGAGGCCGGTGTTTCTGCGGCGCAACAGGTCCTGTTCGGGAACGGAAACGTCTGCTTCCTCCAAGCTGCATGGAGCGCCGCGCAGTCAGGGATTGCTACGTGGTGCGTCATACCTCACTCGGCCTGGACCTGGGAGATTTCCGTGAAGAAGACGTATCGGATGCAGGTGGTGTCGGCGGCGGTGATGTTCGCCTTTGCCTTGTTCGCCACTGGCTGCTCAAGCGGGGGTGAGGAGGGAAAGGGCAGTGGCTCGCAGGGGCAGGACGCCGGTGCCGAGCAGGCCAAGCAGATGGACTGCCTGCGCAGCAAGGGTGTGCAGGTGGCTGATGGCGGCGACGGCCTGGGTGGTATCAACTGGGGCGACATCTCCGAGGACGAGAGGGCTAGAATCAGCCGGGAGTGCAAGATCGAGGACTCGTCCGGCCCAGGCACATCGGGCTCGGACAGCGGCATGTCCCAGGCCGACAAGGACAAGTTCCTCGAGATCGCCAAGTGCATGCGCAAGGAGGGCATCGATGTCCCCGATCCGAAGTTTGCCGGCGGCGGTGTGATGCTGGGTGGGAAGGGCGACTCGGACAAGCCCGGATACAAGGATGCGCTGGACAAGTGCTCCGCGAAGGTCGGCATCAAGTGACGCGGCGCCGGAAGGTGCTCATCGGCGTCGCGGCGGCCACGCTTGCCGCTGCCGGGGCGGTGACGGCGGTCTCGCTTGTCGGCGACCACGCTATGCCCAGCACGTATGAGCAGACCGGAGGGCCCCAGGCCCTTGGTGACGTCACCAGGGGCGACCTGAACGCCGCCGTGCGGGCGCAGGGCCGGCTCGCCTACGCGGGCAGCCGCAAGGTGAACGCGGGGCAAGGCGGGGTGCTGACCTGGCTACCCAAGGCCGGCGCGCAGGTCGGAC
Proteins encoded in this window:
- a CDS encoding transposase yields the protein MGGKRRSYDAPFREGAVRIVLETGKPAAEVARDLGVHEGTLQTWVHRAKVRAAAEASGGLNESERGELRRLREENRQLRKENSEIGMERDVLKRSVVLWVKEATK
- a CDS encoding sensor histidine kinase encodes the protein MKRRQHQAAERLRLTALYATLLLLAQGGLITLVYVLLRRGFYNKIYGAITTADVVNDTAPPPTGPSPTRVHRHGSAENLAATIEQTALHQLLTVCLIALAVFAALSIALSWWISGRILRPVAAITEQARQLSSATLHERIALDAPPGELKRLADTFDDMLDRMEQLITAQRRFAANAAHELRTPLAQQRAAAEIGLAGTPGPDHIADIRQELIRISEHSTHLIDGLLLLATSDRGLERHDPVRLDQITTQVCHHTAPTARDHQVALDLQTQPLHIEGDPILLEQLVHNLIDNAVRYNHPTGHVTIRTSPENLTVANTGPVIPADVVPRLFEPFHRLAERRKATGEGAGLGLSIVANIAQAHQAHVTAEANPDGGLTITIHFTTPTHRWPSPRGSDTKIE
- a CDS encoding IS3 family transposase; the encoded protein is MTVAGFIAGQRTEHHVPHAVSCRALGVSESWFYKWCRRPSEPTKREVRRAALAERVTHFFNASGNTYGSPRITLDLWAEGWQVSVNTVAQGLAELGLQGRKPPRRRKNLPRQGKRKAARDLVLRRFDAIAPDVLWWGDMTEIETGEGKLYLSSVHDAFSRRVLGYAMGERHDAALVSVSLQMAAATRGGAVDGVIFHSDRGSEYTSETYNSLCDRLGVVQSMGRVGSALDNAAAESFHSSIKVEYIHRHRFATRAGARLKIATWITDFFNTRRRHSAAGGLPPVEFERTITEARMRAHQEDRAA
- a CDS encoding IS3 family transposase, with the protein product MTVAGFIAGQRTEHHVPHAVSCRALGVSESWFYKWCRRPSEPTKREVRRAALAERVTHFFNASGNTYGSPRITLDLWAEGWQVSVNTVAQVLAELGLQGRKPPRRRKNLTRQGKRKAARDLVLRRFDAIAPDVLWWGDMTEIETGEGKLYLSSVHDAFSRRVLGYAMGERHDAALVSVSLQMAAATRGGAVDGVIFHSDRGSEYTSETYNSLCDRLGVVQSMGRVGSALDNAAAESFHSSIKVEYIHRHRFATRAGARLKIATWITDFFNTRRRHSAAGGLPPVEFERTITEARMRAHQEDRAA
- a CDS encoding response regulator transcription factor translates to MRVLVVEDDAFLARMIADGLRREHLAVDVAPDGLQAMDKLTFAAYDVMILDRDLPGLHGDEVCRRVIAQGLLTRILMLTASTALHEKVAGFGLGADDYLSKPFAYEELLARVLALGRRARPALPPVLQRAGIRLDTTARHATRTGRPLQLTPKEFAVLETLMRAEGAAVSREDLIEEVWQEGIGYDSAAVRVTLSRLRTKLGDPPVIETVPGAGYRITAAPQDGP